In Streptomyces sclerotialus, the DNA window TGTGCGTCGGTGCGGGAGCCGGGCCGGCCTCGGGGTGTCCGGGCGCCCGGGGCCGCGGCGCCGCGCGGGGGCTCATGACTCCGCCTCGGCGGACCGCGGCCCCGGCCCGGCGAGCTCGGCGTGCATCGTGGCGCGGAGCCGGAGGGTGCCGACGAGGCGCTGGAAGGCCTCGGACCAGTAGCCGTCAGCGCCCGGCGAGCCGTCCTCCGGTTCGTCGCCCCGCGCCGTGAGCCGGTCGAGCCGGTCGGCGGCGGCCGGGTCCAGGCACCGCTCGGCCAGCCCCATCACTCCGCTGAAGCTCCACGGGTAACTCCCGGCGTCCCGCGCGATGTCCAGGGCGTCCACGACCGCCGTGCCGAGCGGCTCCGTCCAGGGCACGGCGCACACCCCCAGCAGCCGGAACGCGTCCGACAGCCCGTGCGACGCGATGAACTCCGCGACCCACGCCGCACGTTCTTCCTCCGGCAGCACGCCGAGCAGCTTCGCCGCGTCCCGCGACGACCCGGCCTCCCCGCCGGCGCCCGGGGTGCCGGGGCCCGAGAGACCCGCGCTCGTGGCGCCCCTGCCTGTGACGTCGGTGCCCTGTGACGCGGCTGCCGCGGACGGGGGGCCCAGGAGCGCCCGCGCCCAGGCGGCGTCCCGCTGGCGCACCGCCGCCCGGCACCAGGCGTCGTGCACCTCGGTACGCCGCCCGTCGGTCACCGGCAGCGCGACGATCTCCGCCGGACCGCGGCCGCCCAGCCGCCCGGACCACACCCCCAGCGGCGCCGACTCCAGCAACTGGCCCAGCCACCAGGACCGTTCGCCCCGCCCGGCGGGAGCCTTCGCCACCACCCCGTCCCGCTCCATCCCCGCGTCACAGGCCTGCGGCGCCCCGACGACCAGGACCGCACCGCGCCCGTCCGACTCGGCCGAATCCCGGCCCGACCGGGGCGTATCCCCGCCCGACCGGGCCGTACTCCCGTCCGTCCCCTCTTCCGGGCCTCCCCCTGGTCCCGCCATCGGGCCTTCCTCCCCTTCCTCTCCCGGGACCGCGAGCCGCAGGCAGGCCGTCGCGCGTTCCGCCATACGGGCGGCCAGGGCGGAGTCGGGGAGGGCGGACAGCAGCTCGGCCGCCGTCGCCCGGACGTTCCGGCTGCGGTCGGACAACGCCTTCTCCAGGAAGGGCTCGTCGGCGGACGACAACCCGTCCCGGAGCGAGTCCAGGAACATCAGCCGGTCCTCGGCCCGTTCGGTGGCCCACGTACTCGTGAGCAGGGCCAGGCCCGCCGCCGGATCGAGGCGCCGGGTCGCGGACAGCAACGCCACCCGCTCAGCGAACAGCCCCTCCTCCCACAGGCGCCGACTCGCCTCCTGGTCCCGCCGGGCCGGTATCGCCGCCGCGCCACCGATGCCGCGCAGCGCGAACTTCCAGTCGTCGTTCAGCCGCGCCAGCCACAGCGCACGCGGCCCGGCCAGCGCGAGCGCGGCGGGCCGCAGATCCGTACGGGCCCTGGCCGCGTCCAGCAGCGCGGGCAGCAGCGCGGCAGGCGCGCGGTACCCCCGCTCCCCGGCAGCGGCGAGCCACTGCGGCAGCAGCTCCGTCAGGTCGGGGGCCGCGCCCCGCCGACTGCCGGCGTGCCCGCCACGGTCGGCCAGCAACAGCGCGAGCCTGCGCCGCGCCGCGTCCGGCAGCTCGGGGCGCGGGTCCGGCGGGGCCGGGGCCGGCCGTTCCGCCGCCGGGGCGGGGCGCAGGCCGGCCCGCCGCCGTACCGTGCTCACCGCGGCCGCGTCCAGCAGCGCGGCGGCCGGGTCCTGCCCCGCACGCACCGGAACGTCCGGTGTCCGCCGCTCCGTCCCGAGCAGCGCGGCACTGACCAGCTCCCCCCACGGAGCAGCGCTTCCACTCATCCCTCTCGCCTCACTCACGGCCTCCGTACCCCTCCCGCTCACCGCTTGCCCGGATGCCCACTTGCTCGATCGCCCACTTGCCCGTCCCTCCGCCCGCTTCCCTCAGAGCGCCACCGGGGCCGGATCCCACGTCGTCAGCGGGACGAAGCCGCGGTGGCCGCACTCGCCGAAGACGGTGACGGGGCCGCCGCCGGAGACGGCGGCGAGCTGCCACAGGCCCGCGCCGCCCTCGCAGCGCGGGTCCACGGGCAGGGCCGATTCGCCGTCCGCGTCGGCCAGTTGCCAGCCCGTACCCGGCCGCCCGGGCGCCGGCGGCCGGGCCGGTATCGGTACGACATCGGCGAGCACCACCGGCCAGGAGTCCAGCCACGGGTCATCGCGCAGCGCGTCACCGTAGGCCGCGAGCGCGGCGTCCGTACCGCACCCGGCCGGCATGTCCCCCGGAGCGGCCGGTGCGTACCGCTCGCCCAAGGTGGCGCGCAGCGGGCGGGCGCCGGGGTGGTACGTCAGGTCGGCGTCCAGGACGAGCCCCGGCGGCAGGGCGAGGTCGTGGGCCCGCCCCGGTCCCGCGAAGGACAGATGCAGCGCCATCCGCCGCGTCCGCTCGCCCCTCATCCATATGCGCCGCGTGGTCAGCTTCCCCTGTGGGCCTTCCTCACGGTCCTGCTGCGCCAGTACCAGCCACCGGTCCCGGACCGTCCGCTCCCGGGAGCGGACGGCGGAACCATCGGCGGAGCCGCGGACGGAACCACTGGCGGCCCCGTCCGCGGCCGTGTCCGAGGCCCCGGCCCTGTCCGCGGCTCCGGTGCCGGCCGCGTCGGCCGGCAGGCCGACCCGTGTGCGGACCGTGGCCGCCAGCGGCTCCGGCAGCCGCTCGATACCGAGGAACCCCTCGTCGAGGAGGTGGAGCAGCGCACATTCCTCCAGCAGCCGGGAGGGCCAGTCGGCCCCGGAGCCCGGTATCGACCCCAACTCGCGCACCCGCGCCGCGAGTCCGGGCGCCTGCGCGTCCACCATGCGGGCCGCCGTCTCGTCCCAACTGCCGTACCCCGTGCGGTCCGCCGCGGCCAGCCCCGACCGCAGCAGGTCAGCGAGCCGCCGCTCCAGCTCCTCGGCCCCCGCACCGATCCGCTGCGCCCGGCGCTCCGCCCGCCGCCGCGCCGCCTCGGGATCGGCGAGCCCCTTGCTCCCCTTGTCCCCCTTGCCCCCGTCCTTGTCCCCCGTGCCCGGCCGGTCCTCGCGGTGCTCACGCCGCCCGGACAGCCACTCGGCCACCCACTGCGGCGGCTCACCGGCCGGCACCGCCCGCTCCGCGTCCCCCTCGGAACCGTCCTCTCCCGCCCACAGCAACAGCAGTCCCAGCGCGTGCTTGCACGGGAACTTGCGGCTCGGGCAGCTGCACTTGAAGGCGGGCCCCGTCGTGTCCGTCATCGTGCGGTAGGGAGTGCCGCCGCTCCCTTTGCACACGCCCCACACCGCTCCGTCGCCCGCGCCCGTCTCCGTCCACGGGCCGGGCGTCGCGAGCTTTCCGCCGGCCTTGCGCGACGCCGCGTCGGGCGCCACCGCCAGCACCTGCCCGGTCGTCCAGCGTTCCCCCTGCGCTCGGGGTTTCAGGGTCTGTTCCCCATCCGTTCCCAGCATGTCGAAAACGCTAGACCCAGCCACTGACAATCGCTCTGACCTGCTGGTTTGTCACGCCGAGGCGGATTGTCAGTGGCATGGTGCAGTCTGGAATCCGCAAGCGGCCCGCGGGTTGCGGGGTGCGGGCCGGACGGCCTGGGACGAGGGGGAGTCATGTCTTACGCGAAGACGGAGAACGGCGCGGAAAGCGCTCGCGTGGCGGGCGCGGCAGCCGGGCCGGCGGAGGGTGCCGGGACGGCCCTGCGGCCGCACGCAGAAGATGCATTCGCAAATGAGCTGTCCGCGCTGGCCGCCGCGGACGACCGCCCGAGGCCCGAGCGCTGGCGCCTCTCGCCGTGGGCGGTGGCCACGTATCTGCTCGGCGGCACGCTCCCCGACGGGACGGTCATCACGCCCAAGTACGTCGGCCCGCGCCGCATCGTGGAGGTGGCGGTCACCACCCTCGCGACCGACCGCGCGCTGCTGCTCCTCGGCGTTCCCGGCACGGCCAAGACCTGGGTGTCGGAGCACCTCGCGGCGGCGGTCAGCGGTGACTCCACGCTGCTGGTCCAGGGCACGGCCGGTACCCCGGAGGAGGCGATCCGGTACGGCTGGAACTACGCGCAGCTGCTCGCGCACGGCCCCAGCCGGGACGCGCTGGTGCCCAGCCCCGTGATGCGGGCGATGGCCGAGGGCATGACCGCGCGGGTCGAGGAGCTGACGCGGATCCCCGCGGACGTGCAGGACACGCTGATCACCGTGCTGTCGGAGAAGACGCTGCCCGTACCGGAGTTGGGGCAGGAGGTGCAGGCGGTCCGCGGCTTCAACCTCATCGCCACCGCCAACGACCGCGACCGCGGGGTCAACGAGCTCTCCAGTGCGCTGCGCCGCCGCTTCAACACCGTCGTGCTGCCGCTGCCGGCCACGCCGGACGAAGAGGTCGACATCGTCACGCGCCGCGTCGAGCAGATCGGCCGCTCGCTGGACCTGCCTGCCGCGCCGGACGGCATGGACGAGATCCGCCGGGTCGTCACCGTCTTCCGCGAGCTGCGGGACGGCCTGACGGCGGACGGGCGTACGAAGCTCAAGTCGCCGTCCGGGACGCTCTCCACCGCCGAGGCGATCTCCGTCGTCACCAACGGGCTGGCGCTGGCCACGCATTTCGGTGACGGCGTGCTGCGGCCGGCGGACGTGGCGGCGGGCATCCTCGGCGCGGTCGTCCGCGACCCGGCGGCTGACCGGGTCGTCTGGCAGGAGTACCTGGAGTCGGTCGTCCGCGAGCGCGACGGCTGGAAGGACTTCTACCGCGCCTGCCGGGAGGTGAGCGCATGACGGAGCGTGGCCCGGGGGAGCGCGACGCGGGGGAACGCGGGGCGGCGGGGCGCGACGGGGCAGGGCGCCGGACCGCCGGGCCGTGGCTCCTCGGGGTGCGGCACCACGGTCCCGGCTCGGCCCGTGCGGTCGGCGCGGCCCTGGCGCAGTACGAGCCGAAGGCGCTGCTCATCGAGGGCCCGCCGGAGGCGGACGCGCTGGTGGCGTTGGCCGCCGACGAGGAGATGCGGCCGCCGGTCGCGCTGCTCGCGCACGTGGCCGACGACCCGGGACGTGCCGCGTTCTGGCCGATGGCGGAGTTCTCCCCGGAGTGGGTGGCGCTCCAGTGGGCAGTACGGCGCGGCGTCCCGGTCCGCTTCATCGACCTTCCGGCGGCGCATTCCCTCGCGGGGCCGGAGCGGGGGCCGGAAACGGCCGTTGCGCCGGAGCCGGAAACGGCCGCTGTCCCGGAGCGGGAAACGGCCGCTGTCCCGGAGCCGGACGCGCGGGTCGACCCGATCGGGGTGCTCGCGTCGGCGGCCGGGTACGACGACGCGGAGCGCTGGTGGGAGGACGTGGTCGAGCACCGCGGTACGGGCGGCGAAGCCGGTGGTACCGGTGACGCGCTCGCGCCGTTCGAGGCGCTGGCCGAGGCCATGGGAGCGCTGCGGGAGGAGCACGGGGACGGCGGGGACGGCACGGGTCGCGGCTCCCACACCAGGGACGCCGTGCGCGAAGCGCACATGCGGCTCCGACTGCGCGAGGCGCGGCGGGAGTTCGGGGACGACATCGCGGTCGTCTGCGGCGCGTGGCACGTCCCGGCACTCACCCGCCGTACGGCCGTCACCGCCGACCGGGCCCTCCTCAAGGGCCTGCCGAAGGCGAAGGTGTCGGTCACCTGGGTGCCCTGGACGCACCGCAGGCTGGCCAGGAACAGCGGTTACGGAGCCGGGATCGCCTCGCCCGGCTGGTACGGCCACCTCTTCTCCAGCCCCGACCGTCCGATGGAGCGCTGGCTGACCAAGGTCGCCGGCCTGCTCAGGGAGGAGGACTACGCGGTCTCCACCGCGCACGTCATCGAAGC includes these proteins:
- a CDS encoding SWIM zinc finger family protein, whose translation is MLGTDGEQTLKPRAQGERWTTGQVLAVAPDAASRKAGGKLATPGPWTETGAGDGAVWGVCKGSGGTPYRTMTDTTGPAFKCSCPSRKFPCKHALGLLLLWAGEDGSEGDAERAVPAGEPPQWVAEWLSGRREHREDRPGTGDKDGGKGDKGSKGLADPEAARRRAERRAQRIGAGAEELERRLADLLRSGLAAADRTGYGSWDETAARMVDAQAPGLAARVRELGSIPGSGADWPSRLLEECALLHLLDEGFLGIERLPEPLAATVRTRVGLPADAAGTGAADRAGASDTAADGAASGSVRGSADGSAVRSRERTVRDRWLVLAQQDREEGPQGKLTTRRIWMRGERTRRMALHLSFAGPGRAHDLALPPGLVLDADLTYHPGARPLRATLGERYAPAAPGDMPAGCGTDAALAAYGDALRDDPWLDSWPVVLADVVPIPARPPAPGRPGTGWQLADADGESALPVDPRCEGGAGLWQLAAVSGGGPVTVFGECGHRGFVPLTTWDPAPVAL
- a CDS encoding ATP-binding protein — its product is MSYAKTENGAESARVAGAAAGPAEGAGTALRPHAEDAFANELSALAAADDRPRPERWRLSPWAVATYLLGGTLPDGTVITPKYVGPRRIVEVAVTTLATDRALLLLGVPGTAKTWVSEHLAAAVSGDSTLLVQGTAGTPEEAIRYGWNYAQLLAHGPSRDALVPSPVMRAMAEGMTARVEELTRIPADVQDTLITVLSEKTLPVPELGQEVQAVRGFNLIATANDRDRGVNELSSALRRRFNTVVLPLPATPDEEVDIVTRRVEQIGRSLDLPAAPDGMDEIRRVVTVFRELRDGLTADGRTKLKSPSGTLSTAEAISVVTNGLALATHFGDGVLRPADVAAGILGAVVRDPAADRVVWQEYLESVVRERDGWKDFYRACREVSA
- a CDS encoding DUF5691 domain-containing protein; amino-acid sequence: MSGSAAPWGELVSAALLGTERRTPDVPVRAGQDPAAALLDAAAVSTVRRRAGLRPAPAAERPAPAPPDPRPELPDAARRRLALLLADRGGHAGSRRGAAPDLTELLPQWLAAAGERGYRAPAALLPALLDAARARTDLRPAALALAGPRALWLARLNDDWKFALRGIGGAAAIPARRDQEASRRLWEEGLFAERVALLSATRRLDPAAGLALLTSTWATERAEDRLMFLDSLRDGLSSADEPFLEKALSDRSRNVRATAAELLSALPDSALAARMAERATACLRLAVPGEEGEEGPMAGPGGGPEEGTDGSTARSGGDTPRSGRDSAESDGRGAVLVVGAPQACDAGMERDGVVAKAPAGRGERSWWLGQLLESAPLGVWSGRLGGRGPAEIVALPVTDGRRTEVHDAWCRAAVRQRDAAWARALLGPPSAAAASQGTDVTGRGATSAGLSGPGTPGAGGEAGSSRDAAKLLGVLPEEERAAWVAEFIASHGLSDAFRLLGVCAVPWTEPLGTAVVDALDIARDAGSYPWSFSGVMGLAERCLDPAAADRLDRLTARGDEPEDGSPGADGYWSEAFQRLVGTLRLRATMHAELAGPGPRSAEAES